The Mangifera indica cultivar Alphonso chromosome 12, CATAS_Mindica_2.1, whole genome shotgun sequence DNA window CTTTGATTCATTTGTTAGATAGCCATTTGAGCCTACGAGCTAAAGAAAACCATGGCAGCTCCAAAACCTGAAGAGATTACTCATCCGCCAATGGACCAGCTTCAAGGCTTAGAGTACTGTATTGACTCCAACCCGTCTTGGGGTATGCCCATTTTTAGTCTTCAATCTTCTCGATTCATTAACTCATTGATTGGGTTGCGTGCTTTTGCtcattttggttttttgtttgtttttctatGCTTCTGAATGCAGGAGAGGCTATAATTTTGGGATTTCAGCATTACATTTTGGCTCTAGGAACAGCTGTTATGATCCCTTCGTTTCTTGTTCCTTTAATGGGAGGCTCAGATGTGAGCCAGTTGAAAATTTATACATGAAGTGCTTTACTTTTACATGATTTTTGTTTCTATTGAAAGTTTCTTCCTTTATTAACTGTGATAATGATTCAGGGTGACAAGGCGAGGGTGGTACAAACACTTCTCTTTGTAGAAGGGATTAATACACTTCTACAAACACTGTTTGGAACCAGGCTACCGACTGTCATTGGAGGATCCTATGCGTTTATGGTTccaattatatcaataattcaTGATCCATCTTTGGCGAGTATTGAGGATCATCATGTGGTTAGTCTAATTCCAAATCTTAGTTTTATTGATAGTGGGGGAGTGTTAGTTTTTGTTACTAAGATTACTAATGATTTTGCTTTTGTGTTCAGCGATTTCTTTACACAATGAGAGCAGTTCAAGGTGCTCTGATAGTGGCATCAAGCATACAAATCATTCTTGGATACAGCCAACTGTGGGGCATCTGTTCCAGGTGAAAATTTTATCTGAACTGAAGTTTCAACaattttctatattacttgCAGTTAATAGATTAAATGGGAACAAATTTTGCCTTCCAGGTTCTTCAGCCCCCTTGGAATGGTTCCAGTTATTGCTTTGGTGGGCTTTGGCCTATTTGATAGAGGCTTCCCGGTGGTATAGTAACAATTATCTATGATTGTTTTGATGCTATAATTTTCGCAGATTGAGATGAAAGATTAAAATGCCTCATGCAATTAACTTTTAttcccataatttttttttttcctttcagctTGGGAGGTGTGTGGAGATTGGCATTCCTATGCTAATACTATTTATTGCCTTGTCACAGGTGTTattactttcttttatttatcaaaattaaatgcaATTACAAACATTTCACAGTGCAGAATTGGTTTCATCAGATTAATAAGAAAATGGAAATTGCAGATTTTTAGTGCAAAATGGTGCCATGTATCTCATATAGACATTAAGAGCAATTTTTTAATGACGAGAACTTCGGGTTATTATAGCTAccaataaatgttattttaaatgtttgtGATGCTTAAACTTCATTTGAAGACAATTTGAAAGAATTAACAAGTTAATATTTCATGAAAacttggaataaaaaatagcagtttagatattttgttaaatacatTTGCTAATGACTAATTGCTTTCTTATTTGCAAAAGAAATTAAGAACTATTCTTAAATGCAAGCTGATTTTCTATTTGTGTCTTGTGTTCTGGTGTAGTACTTGAAGAATTTTCTGACAAGACAATTGCCAATTATGGAGAGGTTTGCTCTCCTGATATCCATCACAGTGATTTGGGCATATGCACACCTTCTGACAGCCAGTGGCACATATAAACATCGTCCAGAACTTACCCAATTGAATTGCCGAACTGACAAGGCCAACTTGATTTCTACTGCTCCGTGGTTTGTACCAAAACACTCTCTGTGAATGCTTACTAAAAGACAGATGATTGAAAATACatgcaatattttcaaatttccagGGAGAATGTCCTGATAATTTATCCATGACATGGTTAAACCAAAGCCTTTTGATTAATTCAACCTAAGATATGCTTTATAAACTTCTTCTTTGGTAATGGGGAGTCAATGTTGTCAGTAAAGGAGACTTCTCCTGAAAAAGACAGAAAAATCTTTTCAAGTTATATGTTCTTCAAATAATTAGAAGCTTTTAAGGACCACATAATGGGATATGTCAAAGTGTACAAATAACATTTGAAAGTTGTCTACAAGTGGCACTACTGGTTTAAACTTGGGAAAACTTCATTGGCGTCAATCCTTTTGCTATTGCTTTTTGACCATAAAATTTGTTGTGACCAGGATAAAAATCCCATATCCTCTTCAATGGGGTGCTCCTACATTTAATGCTGGTCATGCTTTTGGGATGATGGCCGCTGTTCTAGTTTCATTGATTGAGGTATTACCTGTTTCGTTTTAAGATTCAATGAAAACTGAAGTTTTTAGCCATGATAATGAAAGTAAAGTCCATCTTAACAGTCAACTGGAGCATACAAGGCTGCATCACGTCTAGCAAGTGCCACGCCACCTCCAGCTCATGTGCTTAGCCGTGGCATAGGCTGGCAGGGAATAGGGATCCTACTGGATGGACTCTTCGGAACTTTGACTGGTTCTTCAGTCTCTGTGTAAGTGTTTTCCCTTTCCTTCAAAATTCTTGCTTTCAGTGTAGCTAGATTAATTTTTGAGGAAAACAACAGAGAAAATGTGGGGCTGCTTGGAAGCACTCGTATTGGAAGCCGCAGGGTCATTCAAATTTCAGCTGGCTTTATGATATTCTTCTCAATATTAGGTTCGTCACAGCTTATTGTAGATTCTATTTATGAATTCTAACTCCTTGATTCTGTGTTTTGATCGTGAAGTTGAATTCTTGATTCCTGTAGGAAAATTTGGAGCTTTGTTTGCATCAATCCCCTTCACCATATTTGCTGCTGTGTACTGTGTTTTGTTTGGTCTTGTTGGTGGGTGCCAATTTCCTTCCACTTATAGTTTTGTATAAACTTGTCTTCTTCTTTCAGTATCTCATGGTTGGTCTACTTGTCTTCTTCTTGTGTGAAGCATCCGTTGGGCTGTCATTTTTGCAATTCACAAACATGAACTCAATGAGGAATCTCTTCATTGTCGGTGTTGCCCTCTTCTTAGGTTTGTCTATTCCAGAATACTTCCGTGAATACACTGCCAAGGCTCTTCACGGCCCTGCTCACTCCAAGGCTGGATGGGtgagttattttttatacatgttTGCTGTTAACGCTTAAAAACTCCACCTCAAAAATCTTGTAAAAAACAATTGGTATTGATAGTTTTTGAAGTGCTGCTAACAGTTATCCCAGAAATCCCAATCTAAACTTCTGTTTCATTGGTGGCCAGCTTAACAATTTCCTGAATACCATATTCTTCTCATCTCCAACTGTTGCACTGATTGTTGCGGTTTTCCTAGACAACACACTTGACTACAAAGACAGTGCTAAAGACAGAGGCATGCCCTGGTGGGTGAAATTCCGGACATTTAAAGGAGACCCCCGGAATGAGGAGTTCTATACTCTCCCTTTCAACCTCAATCGTTTCTTCCCTCCTCCTTAA harbors:
- the LOC123230362 gene encoding nucleobase-ascorbate transporter 2-like, whose amino-acid sequence is MAAPKPEEITHPPMDQLQGLEYCIDSNPSWGEAIILGFQHYILALGTAVMIPSFLVPLMGGSDGDKARVVQTLLFVEGINTLLQTLFGTRLPTVIGGSYAFMVPIISIIHDPSLASIEDHHVRFLYTMRAVQGALIVASSIQIILGYSQLWGICSRFFSPLGMVPVIALVGFGLFDRGFPVLGRCVEIGIPMLILFIALSQYLKNFLTRQLPIMERFALLISITVIWAYAHLLTASGTYKHRPELTQLNCRTDKANLISTAPWIKIPYPLQWGAPTFNAGHAFGMMAAVLVSLIESTGAYKAASRLASATPPPAHVLSRGIGWQGIGILLDGLFGTLTGSSVSVENVGLLGSTRIGSRRVIQISAGFMIFFSILGKFGALFASIPFTIFAAVYCVLFGLVASVGLSFLQFTNMNSMRNLFIVGVALFLGLSIPEYFREYTAKALHGPAHSKAGWLNNFLNTIFFSSPTVALIVAVFLDNTLDYKDSAKDRGMPWWVKFRTFKGDPRNEEFYTLPFNLNRFFPPP